The following coding sequences lie in one Haematobia irritans isolate KBUSLIRL chromosome 3, ASM5000362v1, whole genome shotgun sequence genomic window:
- the LOC142230874 gene encoding LOW QUALITY PROTEIN: uncharacterized protein LOC142230874 (The sequence of the model RefSeq protein was modified relative to this genomic sequence to represent the inferred CDS: inserted 2 bases in 1 codon; substituted 1 base at 1 genomic stop codon), with protein MPLGRRANISRRTRHTSQQEVYAQNLREERQNIMRENARLRQRVSTRRSLASYNRLAFQYDPSANYSDDENLDIGPMTTILQYVQVQKRNGCIVLRKWKSQTGSNTYTTTATEIIVRYYTWNQSTKQFQRRKQGTPVPEWPQVFSTNALGRMYTVHPRNDECFYLXLLLENVRGPXKSLKTVNRHKCQTYREACQLMGLLENDSHWDLTLADSVISSNAYQIRTLFAINIATCFPSQPIQLWNKYKDDICEDILYRLRIQTNNPDIQITDEIYNEGLILIEDQCLTIANKLLIEVGMIEPNRSMHDAFNQELNRELQYKVDTLQEFVRNNVPLLNEQQKQVYETIKAVDNNTDGLFFLDAPGGTGKTFVMSFILATIRSRCDIALALASSGIAATLLDGGRTAHSALKLQLNLNTTATHCLG; from the exons ATGCCTTTAGGACGACGTGCGAACATCAGCCGCCGCACAAGACATACAAGCCAGCAAGAAGTGTATGCGCAGAATTTAAGGGAAGAAAGACAAAATATAATGAGAGAAAATGCCCGATTGAGACAACGCGTGAGCACACGAAGATCATTGGCATCATACAATCGCTTGGCATTCCAATATGATCCCTCTGCGAACTACAGTGATGatgaaaatttagatattggACCAATGACGACTATATTGCAATACGTTCAAGTTCAAAAGAGAAACGGCTGCATTGTGCTGCGCAAGTGGAAAAGTCAAACTGGATCCAATACTTACACCACCACAGCCACTGAAATCATTGTTCG GTATTACACATGGAATCAATCAACAAAACAATTCCAACGACGCAAACAAGGAACCCCAGTTCCAGAGTGGCCACAGGTGTTTTCCACTAATGCACTAGGTCGCATGTATACTGTTCATCCTAGAAATGATGAATGTTTTTATTTGTGACTGCTGTTGGAAAATGTTCGTGGACC AAAATCCTTGAAGACTGTCAATAGGCACAAATGTCAAACATATCGAGAAGCATGTCAACTAATGGGTTTGCTGGAGAACGATTCTCATTGGGATTTAACACTTGCGGATTCAGTTATTTCATCAAATGCATACCAAATACGAACGCTTTTCGCAATTAACATTGCCACATGTTTTCCTTCACAACCAATTCAGTTATGGAACAAATACAAAGACGACATATGTGAAGATATTTTGTATCGCTTGCGCATTCAAACGAATAATCCTGATATCCAAATAACCGatgaaatctacaatgaaggatTGATTTTGATTGAGGATCAATGCTTGACTATTGCAAACAAGCTACTGATTGAAGTAGGAATGATTGAGCCAAACCGATCGATGCACGATGCATTCAATCAAGAATTAAATCGAGAGCTGCAATACAAAGTTGATACATTGCAGGAATTCGTTCGAAATAATGTGCCGTTGCTGAATGAacagcaaaaacaagtatacgaAACAATAAAAGCGGTAGACAATAATACTGATGGTCTATTCTTCCTGGACGCGCCTGGAGGAACAGGGAAAACGTTTGTCATGtcatttattttggccacaattcGATCAAGATGTGACATAGCTTTGGCGTTAGCATCATCTGGAATTGCGGCGACTCTCCTAGATGGCGGTCGTACTGCACATTCTGCGCTTAAGTTGCAACTCAATTTAAACACAACTGCTACTCATTGTTTGGGATGA